From a single Pseudomonas triticicola genomic region:
- a CDS encoding MgtC/SapB family protein: MEDWWDEVWATMQAEFADIGDASQMTRITVRLVMAAILGGILGFEREHKGKAAGVRTHMLVALGAALFVLVPQTSGAESDAMSRVLQGVIAGIGFLGAGTILKNQQGDEAHVKGLTTAAGLWMTAAIGVAAGLGKEATALLSTILALAIFSVMPYVVRVFEKDVDKNDHL; this comes from the coding sequence ATGGAAGACTGGTGGGATGAAGTGTGGGCCACGATGCAAGCCGAGTTCGCCGATATCGGTGATGCCTCGCAAATGACCCGGATCACCGTACGTCTGGTGATGGCGGCGATTCTCGGCGGGATACTCGGTTTCGAGCGCGAGCATAAAGGCAAGGCAGCCGGCGTGCGCACGCACATGCTGGTGGCGCTGGGTGCTGCGCTGTTCGTATTGGTGCCGCAGACCTCGGGCGCAGAATCCGATGCGATGAGTCGGGTCTTGCAGGGCGTGATTGCCGGGATCGGCTTTCTCGGCGCCGGCACCATACTGAAAAATCAGCAGGGCGACGAAGCCCATGTCAAGGGCCTGACCACGGCGGCGGGTTTATGGATGACGGCAGCGATCGGCGTGGCGGCGGGGCTGGGCAAGGAAGCGACGGCATTGCTCAGTACCATTCTGGCACTGGCGATCTTCAGCGTGATGCCGTACGTGGTGAGAGTGTTCGAAAAGGATGTCGACAAGAACGACCACCTCTGA
- a CDS encoding DUF3203 family protein, translating into MPVRIDESNPEQKVCFFTVEHGEEIRICDTLEVLTDSDKAMSFVEIEGKRTYITEAEADALTVAGAKDGRKHLKADDSDSVV; encoded by the coding sequence ATGCCCGTTCGAATCGATGAATCCAACCCCGAGCAGAAAGTGTGTTTTTTTACCGTCGAGCATGGTGAGGAAATTCGCATCTGCGACACCCTCGAAGTCCTGACCGATAGCGACAAAGCCATGTCGTTCGTGGAAATCGAAGGCAAACGCACCTACATCACCGAAGCAGAAGCCGATGCCTTGACCGTCGCCGGGGCCAAGGATGGGCGCAAACATCTGAAGGCCGATGACAGTGATTCGGTGGTTTGA
- the ccoG gene encoding cytochrome c oxidase accessory protein CcoG, translated as MSEQIPVRTVEASPTIKSVPARPLKATAGSTDKQIHTRSFTGLFRNLRMSGAGLLFVLFFGTVWLNWGGRQAVLWDLAESKFHIFGATFWPQDFILLSALLIIAAFGLFAITVFAGRVWCGYTCPQSSWTWIFMWCEKITEGERNQRIKLQAAPWSLNKLARRAAKHTLWLAISVMTGLTFVGYFTPIRPLAEELLTLQIGGVSLFWVLFFAAATYINAGWLREAVCMHMCPYARFQSVMFDKDTLTIAYDAARGENRGPRRRDVRPVEAGLGDCIDCQLCVQVCPTGIDIRDGLQMECIGCAACIDACDSIMDKMHYPRGLIRYSSERELQGGKTHLLRPRLIGYTAVLLLMIGALALALIERPMVSLDVTKDRGLFRENAQGQIENIYSLKVINKTQQRQDYRLSLVDGDGFELQGKTALSLAPGEIVDVPVSVAMTTERPASSSQTLSFRIEDSDEPQVYSVAKSRFVAPMNR; from the coding sequence ATGAGCGAGCAAATCCCCGTCCGAACCGTAGAAGCATCGCCAACGATAAAAAGCGTACCCGCGCGCCCACTGAAGGCGACTGCCGGCTCCACCGACAAGCAGATCCACACTCGCAGTTTCACCGGCCTGTTCCGCAACCTGCGTATGAGCGGTGCCGGACTTCTGTTTGTGCTGTTCTTCGGCACCGTGTGGCTGAACTGGGGCGGTCGGCAGGCCGTACTTTGGGATCTGGCGGAAAGCAAATTCCACATCTTTGGCGCGACGTTCTGGCCGCAGGATTTCATTCTGCTCTCGGCCCTGCTGATCATTGCTGCGTTCGGACTCTTCGCCATCACCGTGTTTGCCGGTCGCGTCTGGTGCGGTTACACCTGCCCGCAGAGTTCGTGGACGTGGATCTTCATGTGGTGCGAGAAGATCACCGAAGGCGAGCGCAACCAGCGCATCAAACTGCAAGCGGCGCCATGGAGCCTGAACAAACTGGCGCGGCGTGCCGCCAAACACACGTTGTGGCTGGCAATTAGCGTGATGACCGGCCTGACCTTCGTCGGCTATTTCACCCCGATCCGGCCGCTGGCCGAAGAGCTGCTGACCCTGCAGATCGGTGGCGTCAGTCTGTTCTGGGTGCTGTTCTTCGCCGCCGCCACCTACATCAACGCCGGTTGGCTGCGTGAGGCGGTGTGCATGCACATGTGCCCGTATGCGCGGTTCCAGAGTGTGATGTTCGACAAGGACACGCTGACCATTGCCTACGACGCCGCACGCGGCGAAAACCGGGGTCCGCGCAGGCGTGACGTGCGCCCGGTCGAAGCCGGCCTGGGTGATTGCATCGACTGCCAGTTGTGCGTGCAGGTCTGCCCGACCGGCATCGACATCCGCGATGGCTTGCAAATGGAATGCATCGGCTGCGCAGCATGCATCGACGCCTGCGATTCGATCATGGACAAAATGCATTACCCGCGCGGCCTGATCCGCTACAGTTCCGAGCGCGAATTGCAGGGCGGCAAGACTCATCTGCTGCGTCCGCGTTTGATTGGCTATACAGCGGTGCTGTTGCTGATGATTGGAGCGTTAGCATTGGCATTGATCGAGCGGCCGATGGTGTCGCTGGACGTGACCAAGGATCGCGGGTTGTTCCGTGAGAACGCTCAGGGGCAGATCGAGAATATTTATTCGCTGAAAGTGATCAACAAGACTCAGCAACGGCAGGATTACCGCTTGAGTCTGGTTGATGGCGACGGGTTTGAGTTGCAGGGCAAAACGGCATTGAGCCTGGCGCCCGGGGAGATTGTCGATGTGCCGGTGTCGGTGGCGATGACCACCGAGCGCCCGGCGAGCAGTTCGCAGACATTGAGTTTCAGGATTGAAGACAGTGACGAGCCGCAGGTATACAGCGTGGCGAAGAGCCGGTTTGTGGCGCCGATGAATCGTTGA
- the mapR gene encoding GntR family transcriptional regulator MpaR (MapR regulates genes involved in Pseudomonas quinolone signal (PQS) production and anthranilate metabolism) — MKRYEKFADDIAELIRSGVLGPGQRVPSVRYASQAYGVSPSTVFQAYYLLERRGLIRARPRSGYFVNAHTPSTFSEPVISSQVNESTEVDVSELVFSVLDSIKDPNTVPFGSAFPSPTLFPLQRLSRSLASAAREMDPRMVVTDMSPGNPQLRRQIALRYMVGGLMLPMEELLITNGALEALNLCLQAVTEPGDLVAIEAPAFYACLQVLERLKLKAVEIPVHPRDGIDLGVLAQTLERHPIKACWCMTSFQNPMGATVPEAKKQELVELLRQHQVPLIEDDVYAELYYGQQAPKPAKAFDTEGLVMHCGSFAKSLAPGYRIGWVAAGRFAQKIERLKLMTSLCASMPAQAAIADYLQHGGYDRHLRKLRYALEEQQSAMLAAIARYFPAQTRVSQPAGGYFLWLELPEQMDSLKLFQMALAQGISIAPGPIFSPTQRFRNCIRLNYGSPWTEESEKAMETLGRIVRSF; from the coding sequence ATGAAACGCTACGAAAAATTCGCCGACGACATCGCTGAACTGATCCGCTCCGGCGTCCTCGGCCCTGGCCAGCGGGTACCGTCGGTGCGCTATGCCAGCCAGGCTTACGGGGTCAGCCCGTCGACCGTGTTCCAGGCCTATTACCTGCTCGAACGCCGTGGCCTGATCCGCGCCCGGCCGCGCTCCGGTTACTTCGTCAACGCCCATACACCGAGCACATTTTCCGAGCCGGTGATTAGCAGTCAGGTCAACGAATCCACCGAAGTCGACGTCAGCGAACTGGTGTTCTCGGTACTCGATTCGATCAAAGACCCCAACACCGTGCCCTTCGGCTCGGCCTTCCCCAGCCCGACGCTGTTTCCGCTGCAACGCCTGTCGCGCTCCCTGGCCAGCGCCGCGCGGGAGATGGATCCGCGCATGGTCGTCACCGACATGTCGCCGGGCAACCCGCAACTGCGCCGACAGATTGCCCTGCGCTACATGGTCGGCGGGCTGATGCTGCCGATGGAAGAGCTACTCATCACCAACGGCGCTCTCGAAGCGCTGAACCTGTGCCTGCAAGCGGTGACCGAGCCCGGCGATCTGGTGGCCATCGAGGCCCCGGCGTTTTATGCCTGCCTGCAAGTGCTGGAGCGCCTGAAGCTCAAAGCCGTGGAAATCCCCGTGCACCCGCGTGACGGCATCGACCTCGGCGTGCTCGCGCAGACTCTGGAACGCCATCCGATCAAGGCCTGCTGGTGCATGACCAGTTTCCAGAACCCGATGGGCGCGACCGTGCCCGAGGCGAAGAAACAGGAACTGGTCGAACTGCTGCGTCAGCATCAGGTGCCGCTGATCGAGGACGACGTCTACGCCGAGCTTTATTACGGGCAACAGGCGCCAAAACCGGCCAAGGCTTTTGATACCGAAGGATTGGTCATGCATTGCGGCTCGTTCGCCAAAAGCCTCGCGCCCGGTTATCGCATCGGCTGGGTGGCGGCCGGGCGTTTCGCGCAGAAGATCGAGCGACTGAAGCTGATGACCTCGCTGTGCGCTTCGATGCCGGCGCAAGCGGCAATTGCCGATTATCTGCAACACGGCGGCTACGATCGGCATCTGCGCAAACTGCGTTATGCCCTGGAAGAACAGCAGAGCGCGATGCTCGCGGCGATTGCTAGGTATTTTCCGGCGCAGACCCGCGTCAGCCAGCCGGCGGGCGGCTACTTTCTGTGGCTGGAATTGCCGGAGCAGATGGATTCGCTGAAGCTGTTCCAGATGGCCCTGGCACAAGGCATCAGCATCGCGCCGGGGCCGATATTCTCGCCGACCCAGCGTTTCAGAAATTGCATTCGCTTGAATTACGGCAGCCCGTGGACCGAAGAATCGGAAAAGGCCATGGAGACGTTGGGGCGGATTGTGCGGTCGTTCTGA
- a CDS encoding SDR family oxidoreductase gives MDKVIVITGGGRGIGAATALLAAEQGYRICINYQSDEQAAHSVLEQVRALGAQAIAVRADVSIEDEVIAMFQRVDAELGRVTALVNNAGTVGQKSRVDEMSEFRILKIMKTNVLAPILCAKHAILRMSPKHGGQGGSIVNVSSVAARLGSPNEYVDYAASKGALDTFTIGLSKEVAGEGIRVNAVRPGYIYTDFHALSGDPDRVSKLESAIPMARGGRPDEVAEAIVWLLSDKASYATGTFVDLGGGR, from the coding sequence ATGGATAAAGTCATTGTCATCACCGGTGGCGGGCGCGGAATCGGCGCAGCTACGGCATTGCTGGCAGCCGAACAGGGCTACCGGATCTGCATCAACTACCAGTCGGATGAACAGGCCGCACACAGCGTGCTCGAGCAGGTTCGCGCCTTGGGCGCCCAGGCCATCGCGGTTCGCGCCGATGTCAGCATCGAAGACGAAGTGATCGCGATGTTTCAGCGCGTCGACGCCGAACTGGGCCGGGTTACCGCGCTGGTCAACAACGCCGGCACCGTCGGGCAGAAGTCGCGAGTCGATGAAATGTCCGAATTCCGCATCCTCAAAATCATGAAAACCAACGTGCTGGCGCCGATCCTTTGCGCCAAGCACGCGATCCTGCGCATGTCGCCCAAACACGGCGGGCAGGGCGGCAGCATCGTCAACGTCTCCTCGGTCGCGGCACGCCTCGGTTCGCCGAACGAGTACGTTGATTACGCCGCATCCAAAGGCGCGCTCGACACTTTTACCATCGGTCTGTCGAAAGAAGTGGCGGGCGAGGGCATTCGCGTCAATGCCGTGCGTCCGGGCTACATCTACACCGACTTCCATGCCTTGAGCGGCGATCCGGATCGTGTCAGTAAACTCGAATCGGCCATCCCGATGGCCCGGGGCGGGCGGCCGGATGAAGTGGCGGAGGCGATTGTCTGGTTGCTGTCGGACAAGGCTTCGTATGCGACCGGGACGTTTGTGGATTTGGGGGGTGGGCGGTAA
- a CDS encoding putative bifunctional diguanylate cyclase/phosphodiesterase, which produces MLIGSYSFTLVFISLCVAILASYTALDLTGRIATAKGRAVHFWTAGGALAMGVGVWSMHFIGMLAFQLPIDLGYDFALTALSLLIAVLSCGFALWLVSQPKLPLAQLAFGALIMGAGISAMHYTGMAALRMTPGIDYDPTLFSASLLIAVGASAAALWIAFRLRQHSPYVRLIRAGAAVIMGVAIVGMHYTGMAAAQFPDGSFCGATLNGLKGNGLDSLVVVTTLAVLSIALLTSILDARLEARTADLAHSLTVANRELTQLALHDPLTSLPNRMLLDDRINQAIRKVEEQGGCFALMFIDLDGFKPVNDAFGHHMGDQLLREVGARLREDLRSQDTLARIGGDEFVLLVRLSEPNDALSLAARQVSLIGRTFRVAEHDLQISASVGIALYPGNGANAQELLMNADAAMYHAKGGGKNGYSFFDASMNTNARKQLQLLQDLRAAIEHNQFCLHYQPKFDAANGRPVGAEALLRWKHPLHGMLMPDKFIDLAEKTGLIIPMGEWVLNEACRQMREWYVLGYTDWRIAVNLSALQFCHAGLVQSVAKALATHHLPANSLTLEITETTAMSDADASMTVLQELSDMGVDLSIDDFGTGYSSLMYLKRLPANELKIDRGFVRDLEHDSDDAAIVSAIVALGQALDLRIVAEGVETGAQQDFLTKLGCDSLQGYLLGHPMPAERFMQDILRGQRLAVV; this is translated from the coding sequence ATGCTCATCGGCAGCTATTCCTTCACTTTGGTTTTCATCTCGCTGTGCGTGGCCATTCTGGCTTCCTACACGGCGCTCGACCTGACTGGGCGCATCGCCACGGCGAAAGGCCGGGCCGTGCATTTCTGGACGGCGGGCGGGGCGTTGGCGATGGGCGTTGGCGTCTGGTCGATGCATTTCATCGGCATGCTCGCCTTCCAATTGCCGATCGACCTGGGCTACGACTTCGCCCTCACTGCGCTGTCGCTATTGATCGCGGTGCTGTCCTGCGGCTTTGCGTTATGGCTGGTCAGCCAACCGAAACTGCCACTGGCGCAACTGGCCTTCGGTGCGCTGATCATGGGGGCGGGCATCAGCGCCATGCATTACACCGGCATGGCTGCGCTGCGCATGACCCCGGGCATCGATTACGACCCGACATTGTTCAGTGCCTCCTTGCTGATTGCCGTCGGCGCCTCGGCAGCGGCGTTGTGGATTGCCTTTCGCCTGCGCCAGCATTCGCCCTATGTGCGGCTGATTCGTGCCGGCGCGGCGGTGATCATGGGTGTGGCGATTGTCGGCATGCACTACACCGGCATGGCGGCGGCGCAATTTCCTGACGGCAGTTTCTGCGGCGCGACGCTCAATGGCTTGAAGGGCAATGGCCTCGACAGTCTGGTCGTGGTCACCACGCTGGCGGTGCTGTCGATTGCCCTGTTGACCTCGATTCTCGATGCCCGCCTCGAAGCGCGCACCGCTGATCTGGCGCACTCGCTGACCGTGGCCAACCGCGAACTCACTCAACTGGCCTTGCACGATCCGCTGACCAGTCTGCCCAATCGCATGTTGCTCGACGACCGCATCAATCAGGCGATCAGAAAAGTTGAAGAGCAGGGCGGCTGCTTCGCCTTGATGTTCATCGACCTCGACGGCTTCAAACCGGTCAACGACGCATTCGGCCATCACATGGGTGACCAATTGCTGCGTGAGGTCGGCGCGCGTCTGCGTGAAGACTTGCGCAGCCAGGACACTCTGGCGCGAATCGGTGGCGATGAGTTCGTTCTGCTGGTGCGTTTGAGCGAGCCCAATGACGCCTTGAGCCTGGCTGCGCGTCAGGTCAGCCTGATCGGTCGCACGTTCCGCGTCGCTGAACATGATCTGCAGATTTCCGCCAGCGTTGGCATCGCCCTGTACCCGGGCAACGGCGCCAACGCCCAGGAACTGCTGATGAACGCCGACGCCGCGATGTACCACGCCAAGGGTGGCGGCAAGAACGGCTACAGCTTCTTCGATGCGTCGATGAACACCAACGCGCGCAAACAACTGCAACTGTTGCAGGACCTGCGCGCGGCCATCGAGCACAACCAGTTCTGCCTGCATTACCAGCCCAAATTCGACGCCGCCAATGGCCGTCCGGTCGGTGCCGAAGCGCTGCTGCGTTGGAAGCATCCGCTGCACGGCATGTTGATGCCGGACAAGTTCATCGATCTCGCGGAGAAAACCGGGCTGATCATTCCGATGGGCGAATGGGTGCTCAACGAAGCCTGCCGGCAGATGCGCGAATGGTACGTGCTCGGTTACACCGACTGGCGCATCGCCGTGAACCTCTCGGCCTTGCAGTTCTGCCATGCCGGGCTGGTGCAAAGCGTGGCCAAGGCGCTGGCGACCCACCATTTGCCGGCCAACAGCCTGACCCTGGAAATCACTGAAACCACAGCGATGAGCGACGCTGACGCGAGCATGACCGTCCTGCAAGAGTTGTCGGACATGGGCGTCGACCTGTCGATCGACGACTTCGGCACCGGTTATTCCAGCCTGATGTACCTCAAGCGATTGCCGGCCAATGAGCTGAAGATTGATCGCGGTTTCGTCCGTGATCTGGAGCACGACAGCGATGATGCGGCGATCGTCTCGGCGATTGTCGCGCTGGGGCAGGCGCTGGACTTGCGGATTGTCGCCGAGGGTGTCGAGACCGGCGCGCAACAGGATTTCCTGACCAAACTAGGCTGTGATTCGCTGCAGGGCTATCTGCTTGGCCACCCGATGCCGGCGGAGCGCTTCATGCAGGACATCTTGCGTGGGCAACGGCTGGCGGTGGTCTGA
- a CDS encoding efflux transporter outer membrane subunit — protein MTDRSLLQLATVRGSRLLSLSLCVALLSACAVGPDYQRPQTAEIAQFKEAEGWRQANPSDSLARGAWWELYGDQQLNALIEKLNSSNQTVAQSEAQFRQAQALVRSARGAFYPSVDLSLGKTRSSQGTGSSSSSLSSSSSGIRDTYNAQLGVSWEADVWGKLRRGLEADEANAQASFADLAAMRLSQQSELVQNYLQLRVIDQQKRLLEATVAAYERSLKMTQNQYRAGVSGRDAVAQAQTQLKSTQADLVDLIWQRAQFENAIAVLTGEAPANFSIAESQSIPNLPQVPLSLPSQLLERRPDIASAERSVIAANANIGVAKAAYYPDLTLSLSGGYSSSTSKNLISLPNRFWSVGPQLSLPLFDGGIRSAEVDRSEAAYDETVARYRQTVLDGFREVENYLVQLKVYEDEAAVRQEALDAARDSLRLTENQYKAGLIAYIDVVVVQATALSNERSVLNILQSRLIASVQLIAALGGGWDGQLDVSDNR, from the coding sequence ATGACTGACCGTTCGCTTCTCCAATTGGCCACCGTTCGCGGCTCGCGCCTGTTGAGCCTGTCGCTGTGCGTGGCGCTGCTCAGCGCTTGCGCGGTCGGCCCGGACTACCAGCGCCCGCAAACCGCCGAAATCGCTCAGTTCAAGGAAGCCGAAGGCTGGCGTCAGGCCAATCCCAGCGACTCGCTGGCCCGTGGCGCCTGGTGGGAGTTGTACGGCGACCAACAGCTCAACGCCTTGATCGAAAAACTCAACAGCTCCAACCAGACCGTCGCCCAGTCTGAAGCGCAGTTTCGTCAGGCGCAGGCCTTGGTGCGCAGTGCACGCGGGGCGTTTTACCCGAGCGTCGACCTGAGTCTGGGCAAGACCCGCTCGAGTCAGGGCACCGGTAGCAGCAGTTCGAGCCTGAGCAGTTCCTCAAGCGGCATCCGCGACACCTACAACGCGCAACTGGGCGTCAGTTGGGAAGCCGATGTCTGGGGCAAACTGCGCCGTGGGCTGGAGGCCGACGAGGCCAACGCCCAGGCGAGCTTTGCCGATCTGGCAGCGATGCGTCTGAGTCAGCAATCGGAACTGGTGCAGAACTACCTGCAGCTGCGCGTCATCGATCAGCAGAAGCGTCTGCTCGAGGCCACCGTTGCCGCTTATGAACGCTCGCTGAAAATGACTCAGAACCAATACCGCGCCGGGGTTTCCGGGCGTGATGCGGTGGCGCAGGCGCAAACCCAGTTGAAAAGCACCCAGGCCGATCTGGTCGATCTGATCTGGCAGCGCGCACAGTTTGAAAACGCTATTGCCGTACTGACCGGCGAAGCACCGGCCAACTTCAGCATTGCCGAAAGCCAGAGCATCCCGAATCTGCCGCAGGTACCGCTGAGCTTGCCTTCACAACTGCTGGAACGCCGTCCTGACATCGCTTCGGCCGAACGCTCGGTGATTGCCGCAAACGCCAACATCGGCGTGGCGAAAGCCGCGTATTACCCGGACCTGACCCTGAGCCTGAGCGGCGGCTACAGCAGCAGTACCTCGAAAAACCTGATCAGCCTGCCGAACCGTTTCTGGTCGGTCGGCCCGCAGCTGTCGTTACCTCTTTTCGATGGTGGCATTCGTTCGGCCGAGGTTGACCGCAGCGAGGCAGCCTATGACGAAACCGTCGCGCGCTACCGCCAGACTGTGCTCGACGGTTTCCGCGAAGTGGAAAACTACCTGGTCCAGCTCAAGGTGTATGAAGACGAAGCAGCAGTGCGCCAGGAAGCGCTGGATGCCGCCCGCGATTCCCTGCGCCTGACGGAAAACCAGTACAAGGCCGGGCTGATTGCTTATATCGACGTGGTAGTGGTGCAGGCCACGGCGCTGAGTAACGAACGCAGTGTGCTGAATATTCTGCAGAGCCGACTGATCGCCAGCGTACAACTGATCGCCGCACTGGGCGGCGGTTGGGACGGCCAACTCGACGTCAGCGACAACCGCTGA